A genome region from Purpureocillium takamizusanense chromosome 8, complete sequence includes the following:
- the HOF1 gene encoding formin-binding protein (COG:D~EggNog:ENOG503NVT9), whose protein sequence is MPAATADTPAVALSFANNFWGKEDAGVGPLLDRMQGAKQTCDELKSFYGARASIEDEYARKLLSLCRKSLGTHETGSLKTSLDTVRGEVESMAKQHQSIAAQMKTELEEPLAAFSGGMKERRKIVQNSIEKLLKTKIQQTQQVNKTRDKFEQECLKIKGYLAQGHMVMGQEERRNKAKLEKTQISLATANTEYENAVKALEDTTARWNREWKSAADKFQDLEEERLDFTKSSLWTFANIASTVCVSDDSSCEKIRLSLEKIEVEKDIVGFITERGTGQEIPDPPKYINFCRGDVNDSQSEVSEDDNYSVAQFPRSINPAFRSSSPQPSTFESHHDPNSALANNLAHREPGQSASREATVTPQKASSQQPLKMTMDEQYPVQAPPATLQYDTSQHGPLAAVPHDPYPMDGMTMLCRTGPPSDRSSQPASARPSSRESHSDYSNPTSFSSHEPPSGKTSPLKQEQTPTSSPEKRVLKKKSGFFQNHSPFRRKSTKEPHAPVQTGRHSRFGGNQSNPQMERTASPEPIDANASLALGVGQNVLPVSTADTQRRPGRASASEVDENDPIAVALAELKGVNLGKQSSVRMSADHYHGIATPAPGADRMARVVPGPGSHDAVAASRGTPPPSYQQPAPVSRLGVPPPAVTSKAMKEASKKVADQTRTIFGNAGRTDAGSRGASPSSRPGTRGHDMPRAASPAPARGASPQPFANDSRGSGYRSASPNPYGGHHRQSSNMSQGRPNDHGYYGSASPGGSARGASPSAYRPQSSYGGGGDMAVQLAPAGSDPYGSQRSRGSSRSDSRAMGLYEGGSSRPRSKSVADPARQYSRDGRPILHFARALYMYQAAIPEELGFSKGDYLAVFRHQDDGWWEAEVHGGNGRVGLVPSNYLQPC, encoded by the exons ATGCCTGCAGCAACGGCTGATACTCCAGCGGTCGCGCTGTCCT TTGCCAATAACTTCTGGGGCAAGGAAGATGCAGGAGTCGGTCCTCTCCTGGATCGCATGCAAGGCGCGAAGCAGACATGTGATGAGCTGAAATCCTTCTATGGTG CACGCGCATCAATCGAGGACGAATACGCCCGTAAGCTCTTGAGCTTGTGTCGGAAATCACTGGGGACGCACGAAACGGGTTCTCTCAAGACTTCTTTGGACACCGTCCGCGGAGAGGTGGAGTCCATGGCAAAGCAGCACCAAAGCATCGCTGCACAGATGAagacggagctcgaggaACCGTTGGCTGCGTTTTCTGGCGGCATGAAGGAGCGACGAAAAATTGTGCAGAACTCcatcgagaagctgctgAAGACTAAGATCCAACAAACTCAGCAAGTCAACAAG ACTCGCGACAAATTCGAGCAAGAATGCCTCAAAATCAAGGGCTATCTGGCGCAGGGTCACATGGTAATGGGACAGGAGGAGCGTCGCAACAAGGCGAAGCTTGAGAAAACGCAGATAAGCTTGGCCACAGCGAATACTGAGTACGAAAATGCCGTAAAAGCGCTCGAGGACACGACGGCGCGATGGAACCGAGAATGGAAATCGGCTGCGGACAAATTCCAGGACCTTGAAGAGGAGCGTCTCGACTTCACCAAAAGCAGCCTTTGGACGTTCGCGAATATCGCCTCTACGGTGTGCGTCAGCGACGACTCTTCATGCGAGAAAATACGTTTATCGCTTGAGAAGATAGAAGTCGAGAAGGACATCGTTGGCTTCATCACGGAAAGGGGTACTGGGCAGGAAATACCTGACCCTCCCAAGTACATCAACTTCTGCCGCGGGGATGTCAATGACAGCCAGTCGGAAGTATCGGAAGACGATAACTACTCGGTTGCTCAGTTTCCACGGAGCATCAATCCGGCTTTCCGTTCCTCGTCACCTCAGCCATCGACCTTCGAATCTCACCACGACCCCAATTCTGCGTTGGCCAACAACTTGGCACACCGAGAGCCCGGGCAATCGGCCAGTCGGGAAGCTACTGTCACTCCTCAAAAGGCTTCGTCGCAGCAACCACTCAAGATGACCATGGATGAGCAGTACCCCGTtcaggcgccgcccgcaacgcTGCAGTACGATACTAGTCAGCATGGCCCATTAGCCGCTGTCCCACACGATCCCTATCCAATGGACGGCATGACGATGCTCTGCCGCACTGGCCCACCTTCGGACCGAAGCTCCCAGCCGGCTTCTGCCCGGCCTTCAAGCCGAGAGTCACATAGCGACTACTCCAATCCGACATCCTTCTCTAGTCATGAGCCTCCTAGCGGGAAGACGTCGCCATTGAAGCAGGAACAAACACCGACTTCAAGTCCGGAGAAGCGGgtgctgaagaagaagagcggcTTTTTCCAGAATCACAGTCCTTTCCGGCGGAAGAGTACCAAAGAGCCGCACGCGCCTGTTCAGACCGGCCGACATTCGCGATTTGGCGGTAATCAAAGCAATCCCCAAATG GAGCGCACGGCGAGCCCTGAACCTATTGACGCGAATGCCAGCCTTGCACTCGGTGTTGGCCAAAATGTTCTCCCAGTCTCCACCGCAGACACTCAAAGACGGCCGGGCAGAGCGTCGGCATCCGAAGTGGATGAGAATGACCCTATCGCGGTCGCGCTTGCGGAGCTTAAGGGAGTCAACTTGGGCAAGCAATCTTCCGTCAGGATGTCTGCGGACCACTACCACGGCATAGCAACTCCTGCACCCGGAGCTGATAGAATGGCACGCGTTGTACCCGGTCCCGGAAGCCATGATGCGGTGGCAGCCAGTCGGGGCACCCCTCCGCCATCGTATCAACAGCCGGCGCCGGTGTCACGCCTGGGAGTGCCACCACCCGCAGTGACCTCGAAGGCAATGAAAGAGGCATCCAAAAAGGTGGCAGACCAAACTCGAACCATTTTTGGGAACGCGGGGAGGACAGATGCGGGCAGCCGTGGAGCATCACCAAGTTCCCGCCCAGGTACTCGCGGCCATGACATGCCACGGGCAGCTTCGCCGGCCCCAGCTCGCGGCGCGTCTCCCCAGCCATTTGCGAATGACTCGCGGGGCTCGGGCTACCGGTCTGCTTCTCCCAATCCCTACGGCGGACATCACCGACAGTCGTCCAATATGTCTCAGGGCCGACCCAACGACCATGGATACTACGGCTCTGCTTCTCCAGGCGGTTCAGCTCGCGGGGCGTCCCCATCAGCTTACAGGCCACAAAGTAGTTAtgggggtggtggcgatATGGCCGTCCAGCTGGCGCCCGCAGGAAGCGACCCGTATGGGTCTCAGCGAAGCAGAGGGTCTTCACGCTCTGACTCCCGTGCGATGGGGCTGTACGAAGGCGGCTCCTCTCGGCCACGTAGTAAGAGTGTAGCAGATCCGGCGCGGCAGTACTCCCGAGATGGCCGGCCGATACTGCATTTTG CACGCGCTCTCTACATGTACCAGGCGGCGATTCCCGAGGAGTTAGGTTTCTCCAAGGGAGATTACTTGGCTGTGTTCCGCCATCAGGACGATGGTTGGTGGGAGGCCGAAGTTCACGGCGGTAACGGCCGTGTTGGGCTGGTCCCAAGCAACTACTTACAACCATGCTGA
- the HOF1 gene encoding formin-binding protein, variant 2 (COG:D~EggNog:ENOG503NVT9): MQGAKQTCDELKSFYGARASIEDEYARKLLSLCRKSLGTHETGSLKTSLDTVRGEVESMAKQHQSIAAQMKTELEEPLAAFSGGMKERRKIVQNSIEKLLKTKIQQTQQVNKTRDKFEQECLKIKGYLAQGHMVMGQEERRNKAKLEKTQISLATANTEYENAVKALEDTTARWNREWKSAADKFQDLEEERLDFTKSSLWTFANIASTVCVSDDSSCEKIRLSLEKIEVEKDIVGFITERGTGQEIPDPPKYINFCRGDVNDSQSEVSEDDNYSVAQFPRSINPAFRSSSPQPSTFESHHDPNSALANNLAHREPGQSASREATVTPQKASSQQPLKMTMDEQYPVQAPPATLQYDTSQHGPLAAVPHDPYPMDGMTMLCRTGPPSDRSSQPASARPSSRESHSDYSNPTSFSSHEPPSGKTSPLKQEQTPTSSPEKRVLKKKSGFFQNHSPFRRKSTKEPHAPVQTGRHSRFGGNQSNPQMERTASPEPIDANASLALGVGQNVLPVSTADTQRRPGRASASEVDENDPIAVALAELKGVNLGKQSSVRMSADHYHGIATPAPGADRMARVVPGPGSHDAVAASRGTPPPSYQQPAPVSRLGVPPPAVTSKAMKEASKKVADQTRTIFGNAGRTDAGSRGASPSSRPGTRGHDMPRAASPAPARGASPQPFANDSRGSGYRSASPNPYGGHHRQSSNMSQGRPNDHGYYGSASPGGSARGASPSAYRPQSSYGGGGDMAVQLAPAGSDPYGSQRSRGSSRSDSRAMGLYEGGSSRPRSKSVADPARQYSRDGRPILHFARALYMYQAAIPEELGFSKGDYLAVFRHQDDGWWEAEVHGGNGRVGLVPSNYLQPC; the protein is encoded by the exons ATGCAAGGCGCGAAGCAGACATGTGATGAGCTGAAATCCTTCTATGGTG CACGCGCATCAATCGAGGACGAATACGCCCGTAAGCTCTTGAGCTTGTGTCGGAAATCACTGGGGACGCACGAAACGGGTTCTCTCAAGACTTCTTTGGACACCGTCCGCGGAGAGGTGGAGTCCATGGCAAAGCAGCACCAAAGCATCGCTGCACAGATGAagacggagctcgaggaACCGTTGGCTGCGTTTTCTGGCGGCATGAAGGAGCGACGAAAAATTGTGCAGAACTCcatcgagaagctgctgAAGACTAAGATCCAACAAACTCAGCAAGTCAACAAG ACTCGCGACAAATTCGAGCAAGAATGCCTCAAAATCAAGGGCTATCTGGCGCAGGGTCACATGGTAATGGGACAGGAGGAGCGTCGCAACAAGGCGAAGCTTGAGAAAACGCAGATAAGCTTGGCCACAGCGAATACTGAGTACGAAAATGCCGTAAAAGCGCTCGAGGACACGACGGCGCGATGGAACCGAGAATGGAAATCGGCTGCGGACAAATTCCAGGACCTTGAAGAGGAGCGTCTCGACTTCACCAAAAGCAGCCTTTGGACGTTCGCGAATATCGCCTCTACGGTGTGCGTCAGCGACGACTCTTCATGCGAGAAAATACGTTTATCGCTTGAGAAGATAGAAGTCGAGAAGGACATCGTTGGCTTCATCACGGAAAGGGGTACTGGGCAGGAAATACCTGACCCTCCCAAGTACATCAACTTCTGCCGCGGGGATGTCAATGACAGCCAGTCGGAAGTATCGGAAGACGATAACTACTCGGTTGCTCAGTTTCCACGGAGCATCAATCCGGCTTTCCGTTCCTCGTCACCTCAGCCATCGACCTTCGAATCTCACCACGACCCCAATTCTGCGTTGGCCAACAACTTGGCACACCGAGAGCCCGGGCAATCGGCCAGTCGGGAAGCTACTGTCACTCCTCAAAAGGCTTCGTCGCAGCAACCACTCAAGATGACCATGGATGAGCAGTACCCCGTtcaggcgccgcccgcaacgcTGCAGTACGATACTAGTCAGCATGGCCCATTAGCCGCTGTCCCACACGATCCCTATCCAATGGACGGCATGACGATGCTCTGCCGCACTGGCCCACCTTCGGACCGAAGCTCCCAGCCGGCTTCTGCCCGGCCTTCAAGCCGAGAGTCACATAGCGACTACTCCAATCCGACATCCTTCTCTAGTCATGAGCCTCCTAGCGGGAAGACGTCGCCATTGAAGCAGGAACAAACACCGACTTCAAGTCCGGAGAAGCGGgtgctgaagaagaagagcggcTTTTTCCAGAATCACAGTCCTTTCCGGCGGAAGAGTACCAAAGAGCCGCACGCGCCTGTTCAGACCGGCCGACATTCGCGATTTGGCGGTAATCAAAGCAATCCCCAAATG GAGCGCACGGCGAGCCCTGAACCTATTGACGCGAATGCCAGCCTTGCACTCGGTGTTGGCCAAAATGTTCTCCCAGTCTCCACCGCAGACACTCAAAGACGGCCGGGCAGAGCGTCGGCATCCGAAGTGGATGAGAATGACCCTATCGCGGTCGCGCTTGCGGAGCTTAAGGGAGTCAACTTGGGCAAGCAATCTTCCGTCAGGATGTCTGCGGACCACTACCACGGCATAGCAACTCCTGCACCCGGAGCTGATAGAATGGCACGCGTTGTACCCGGTCCCGGAAGCCATGATGCGGTGGCAGCCAGTCGGGGCACCCCTCCGCCATCGTATCAACAGCCGGCGCCGGTGTCACGCCTGGGAGTGCCACCACCCGCAGTGACCTCGAAGGCAATGAAAGAGGCATCCAAAAAGGTGGCAGACCAAACTCGAACCATTTTTGGGAACGCGGGGAGGACAGATGCGGGCAGCCGTGGAGCATCACCAAGTTCCCGCCCAGGTACTCGCGGCCATGACATGCCACGGGCAGCTTCGCCGGCCCCAGCTCGCGGCGCGTCTCCCCAGCCATTTGCGAATGACTCGCGGGGCTCGGGCTACCGGTCTGCTTCTCCCAATCCCTACGGCGGACATCACCGACAGTCGTCCAATATGTCTCAGGGCCGACCCAACGACCATGGATACTACGGCTCTGCTTCTCCAGGCGGTTCAGCTCGCGGGGCGTCCCCATCAGCTTACAGGCCACAAAGTAGTTAtgggggtggtggcgatATGGCCGTCCAGCTGGCGCCCGCAGGAAGCGACCCGTATGGGTCTCAGCGAAGCAGAGGGTCTTCACGCTCTGACTCCCGTGCGATGGGGCTGTACGAAGGCGGCTCCTCTCGGCCACGTAGTAAGAGTGTAGCAGATCCGGCGCGGCAGTACTCCCGAGATGGCCGGCCGATACTGCATTTTG CACGCGCTCTCTACATGTACCAGGCGGCGATTCCCGAGGAGTTAGGTTTCTCCAAGGGAGATTACTTGGCTGTGTTCCGCCATCAGGACGATGGTTGGTGGGAGGCCGAAGTTCACGGCGGTAACGGCCGTGTTGGGCTGGTCCCAAGCAACTACTTACAACCATGCTGA
- a CDS encoding uncharacterized protein (EggNog:ENOG503P2SB~COG:S~TransMembrane:2 (o20-45i235-260o)): MDAIEETARVVTSKPVQRAVVNTALLVSGATVLLLSASLATGLFFQNFVPDRFVTTPIHLQYGTARNPYGIASLARPPLLKSQQEYDISIALSMPRSPANTMRGNFMVSLYLLASEANKKLELDSRTFATHDTKISDHTIIFSSRRSALLPYVDPIVSIANRLVLLLYHMIFPSSQTCTMTVALAERLEFPKDSVIPASAYLEVEAGQDIQIYSTTLTMTAQLRGLRWLMFHYRLATYVAFTLLFWVCEVIFMALAWTAWSAVTGSKQAGKAHHHMYDDENSDDGAPEQSSDYAHTFPTYGTQPPLKHEPAVKEEDVERHTLRISDIPVAGAEADNEEDTDDSGDRTRYDSGIGTSYDSERRSTVRKRPSRGRLDG; the protein is encoded by the exons ATG GATGCCATTGAGGAGACCGCTCGTGTGGTGACGTCGAAACCTGTTCAGCGAGCCGTTGTCAACACCGCCCTGCTGGTGTCTGGCGCTACCGTGCTGCTCTTGTCGGCGTCCCTCGCGACGGGACTGTTCTTTCAAAACTTTGTTCCCGATCGATTTGTAACGACACCAATACACCTTCAATATGG GACTGCTCGCAACCCGTACGGCATCGCATcactcgcccgcccaccatTGCTGAAATCCCAACAAGAATACGACATTTCTATTGCGCTATCAATGCCACGATCACCTGCGAATACTATGCGCGGCAACTTCATGGTGTCATTGTATCTCCTTGCATCAGAAGCGAATAagaagctggagctggacTCTCGCACCTTCGCCACTCACGACACCAAGATCAGTGACCACACAATCATTTTTTCATCAAGGAGATCTGCCTTACTTCCTTACGTCGATCCCATTGTGTCAATTGCGAACCGGCTCGTCTTGTTACTCTATCATATGATATTTCCAAGCTCACAGACATGCACAATGACTGTGGCTCTGGCGGAGCGTCTTGAGTTCCCGAAAGACTCTGTGATCCCCGCCTCCGCTTACCTGGAGGTTGAGGCCGGCCAAGACATTCAGATATATAGCACTACTCTGACTATGACGGCCCAACTACGGGGACTTCGTTGGCTAATGTTTCACTACCGGCTGGCCACCTACGTCGCATTCACTCTCCTATTTTGGGTTTGCGAGGTCATTTTCATGGCCTTGGCTTGGACGGCTTGGAGTGCCGTCACTGGTTCCAAGCAGGCTGGCAAAGCTCATCATCATATGTATGACGACGAGAAcagtgacgacggcgcgcctGAACAGTCATCCGACTACGCGCATACGTTCCCCACGTATGGaacccagccgccgctgaaACACGAGCCAGCTGTCAAGGAGGAAGATGTTGAACGACATACACTTCGAATATCTGACATACCTGTCGCTGGTGCTGAGGCCGACAATGAGGAAGATACCGATGACAGTGGCGACAGAACCAGATACGATTCTGGTATAGGAACAAGTTACGATTCAGAGAGGCGTTCTACTGTGCGCAAGAGGCCTTCTCGAGGCAGGCTTGATGGATGA
- a CDS encoding uncharacterized protein (EggNog:ENOG503NV0G), with the protein MPCFKGIAVSIHANGAPLPEYGIQRQSRLSRISNYIPVPQPSLSGDSNKPEPAKFAISITLLTPGLPIPYSAPKPTDNNPYPKPQFVGSLNPGSNAERGKFSGIVNPYIPMTNSENETIAAYIYFDGRAKEEVATLLRPGEETWVNSRWVQVPDTEGGGLAEREFLFREVGLERWLNGLDLKGHDAAEKLEKRRQKFERRQRRQNMTLDSGHAAESDQGSNGRRDTLRYGADDASPIEAVFDSDSWSDDDDEPPEATGQIKVAMFRVLASGEIKKGEYSPQFDAHDGDEEAPSGGDNGINADVEHTTSFAKPKTLDPKTISTQTVTGIDGPDKPYAVFTFFYRGEKQLQKIGVMQSSKQAHTTPGSAKRRSGQLDFSTLGPLKAGGTVGFTAFRDQDAETVRRKKARKKSNGNIADDSDDDDDDEGEIVGKMEDIDDQDENGKPAADDTKFGGELADGVNRIRLKRAHSTEPNSRSTPETSQRATAEESPAPQGVPTGQPTPNSYNGQDIPPEALVGSPLKKARPSIDQASAIDKASTHRLSAALTTAISGTSATSTTSTPAPINAVETAEPSLNPKVDEEDEL; encoded by the exons ATGCCCTGCTTCAAGGGCATTGCGGTGAGCATTCATGCGAATGGTGCACCACTGCCCGAGTATGGCATCCAGAGGCAGTCGAGACTCTCTCGCATCAGCAACTACATTCCTGTGCCCCAGCCGAGCCTCAGCGGCGACTCGAACAAGCCCGAACCTGCCAAGTTTGCCATTTCCATTACCCTCTTGACACCAGGATTGCCGATCCCGTATTCCGCCCCGAAGCCAACAGACAACAACCCATATCCGAAGCCGCAGTTCGTGGGGAGCCTGAATCCCGGCTCTAATGCGGAAAGAGGAAAGTTCTCCGGGATTGTCAACCCGTACATCCCCATGACAAACTCGGAGAACGAAACCATTGCCGCCTACATTTACTTCGACGGTCGGGCAAAAGAAGAGGTAGCGACCCTTCTCCGCCCGGGTGAGGAAACCTGGGTCAACAGCCGATGGGTCCAGGTCCCTGACACTGAAGGCGGCGGTTTGGCTGAACGCGAGTTTTTGTTTCGAGAAGTTGGCTTGGAGCGCTGGCTAAACGGCCTTGACCTCAAAGGccacgacgcggcggagAAGCTGGAGAAACGACGACAAAAATTTGAAaggcgtcaacgacgacagAACATGACTTTGGACAGTGGTCACGCAGCCGAGTCTGATCAAGGATCCAATGGTCGTCGTGATACGCTACGATACGGCGCTGACGACGCGTCACCCATCGAGGCCGTGTTTGACTCAGACTCATGgtccgatgacgatgacgagcccCCTGAGGCTACGGGACAGATCAAAGTCGCCATGTTCCGAGTCCTAGCATCTGGAGAGATCAAGAAAGGGGAATATTCGCCCCAGTTTGACGCGcacgatggcgacgaagaggctCCGAGCGGCGGAGACAACGGCATCAATGCCGACGTGGAGCACACCACCAGCTTCGCGAAACCTAAGACGCTCGATCCGAAGACTATTAGCACTCAGACAGTAACGGGCATTGACGGCCCGGACAAGCCATACGCTGTGTTCACATTCTTCTATCGCGGCGAGA AACAACTTCAGAAGATTGGCGTCATGCAGTCGAGTAAGCAAGCGCATACCACACCGGGATCTGCCAAGAGACGTTCTGGACAGTTAGATTTCTCTACTCTCGGCCCGCTCAAGGCCGGTGGCACCGTTGGCTTCACCGCCTTCCGCGATCAGGATGCCGAAACTGTGCGACGTAAGAAAGCTCGAAAGAAGAGCAATGGCAACATCGCCGATGATagcgatgacgacgatgacgacgagggtgaAATCGTGGGAAAGATGGAGGACATTGATGACCAGGACGAAAATGGCAAGCCAGCGGCCGACGATACGAAATTTGGCGGAGAGttggccgacggcgtcaatCGCATTCGG CTCAAGCGCGCACACTCGACGGAACCGAACAGTCGATCCACCCCAGAAACCTCTCAGAGAGCCACCGCAGAGGAATCACCAGCTCCTCAAGGCGTGCCTACGGGCCAGCCCACGCCAAATAGCTACAATGGTCAGGATATCCCGCCTGAGGCTCTCGTCGGGAGTCCACTGAAGAAGGCCCGACCGAGTATCGATCAAGCTAGCGCTATTGATAAGGCTTCGACGCACAGGCTTAGCGCAGCACTGACCACGGCCATTTCGGGCACCTCAGCGACTTCGACGACTTCGACACCAGCTCCGATAAATGCAGTGGAAACTGCTGAGCCATCTCTAAACCCGAAggttgacgaggaggatgagctATAG
- a CDS encoding uncharacterized protein (EggNog:ENOG503P14C~MEROPS:MER0026262~COG:V): MAIETSRMGENPLTADFNQFVTEVLARWKVPGMSLAVVDGESVYSRGYGHASLPDEKATPETLWYGASTTKAQIAATLAKLIASKQYPELADGWATPISSILRDDFVLEDEWATAHVTLEDAVCHRSGLPRHDSACARTIDGKELAPVDLVRNMRNLTLTAEPRVKFQYCNLMYTTLGHVIETITGKTLGQALRDEIWGPLGMDSTYFYLQEAQAAPAHFASGYYWDKKAETFKEAGFMGTTELAGAGAVISTVQDYSRWLKCLLHESEPFSKDVHDDIRKPRMLVTTEPTRGADLIHYGLGWARKVYRGHVIYSHSGGMHAYGAQTYWVPEAKFGAVAFANTSWSSNAVEDIIIYRLIENRLGIAESERFDFDGDWAEKIETLAAELPLDEAKRTVFLDKPEEPLPSTFKIEELVGTYADPGYGRMTLVGQPHPHRPGETILVADRSNMTWQYQLRLYHVSGDYWLVHLTTLPNPTFLNEYQQGQFRRGIDGKVSAFEIKWMSRVEGALEGECVFKRIR, from the exons ATGGCTATCGAAACGTCCCGGATGGGCGAGAATCCGCTCACGGCCGACTTCAACCAATTCGTTACAGAAGTCCTGGCAAGATGGAAGGTTCCAGGTATGTCactcgccgtcgttgacggTGAGAGTGTTTACAGTCGGGGCTATGGACATGCATCGCTCCCTGACGAAAAGGCAACTCCGGAGACCCTGTGGTATGGGGCGTCCACAACCAAAGCCCAGATTGCCGCCACTCTTGCCAAGCTCATTGCCTCGAAGCAGTATCCCGAGCTTGCAGATGGCTGGGCGACACCGATTTCGTCTATCCTGAGAGACGATTTTGTTCTTGAAGATGAATGGGCTACTGCGCATGTCACACTTGAGGACGCAGTATGCCATCGTTCAGGGCTTCCCCGACATGATTCGGCTTGCGCGCGCAccatcgacggcaaggagctTGCACCTGTCGATCTTGTTCGCAACATGAGGAACCTGACGCTGACGGCGGAGCCGCGCGTCAAGTTCCAGTACTGCAATTTGATGTACACCACGCTGGGCCATGTCATCGAGACCATCACTGGGAAAACGCTCGGCCAGGCGTTGCGGGACGAGATATGGGGTCCTCTCGGCATGGACTCGACGTACTTCTACCTCCAAGAGGCGCAAGCTGCACCGGCGCATTTCGCATCCGGTTACTACTGGGACAAGAAAGCCGAAACGTTCAAGGAGGCTGGCTTCATGGGGACAACGGAGCTTGCTGGTGCAGGGGCGGTCATCTCAACTGTGCAGGACTACAGCCGGTGGCTGAAGTGTTTGCTGCACGAGAGTGAACCCTTCTCCAAGGACGTCCACGATGACATCAGGAAACCAAGGATGCTCGTAACTACAGAACCTACTAGAGGTGCCGACCTGATTCACTATGGACTTGGCTGGGCACGCAAAGTATATCGTGGGCATGTGATTTACTCACACAGCGGGGGTATGCATGCCTATGGCGCCCAGACGTATTGGGTCCCAGAGGCCAAGTTTGGTGCTGTTGCGTTTGCCAACACATCCTGGTCAAGCAATGCAGTCGAGGACATCATCATCTATCGGCTGATCGAAAACAGACTGGGCATCGCCGAAAGCGAGAGATTCGACTTTGACGGAGA CTGGGCGGAGAAAATCGAGACTCTGGCTGCGGAATTGCCACTGGATGAAGCGAAAAGGACGGTCTTCCTGGACAAGCCAGAGGAACCTTTGCCATCTACGTTCAAAATCGAGGAACTCGTGGGGACATATGCAGATCCTGGTTACGGTCGAATGACTCTTGTCGGGCAGCCTCACCCACACCGACCAGGTGAAACAATTCTTGTGGCGGATCGGAGTAATATGACATGGCAGTATCAGTTGAGGCTATATCACGTTTCGGGAGACTACTGGCTGGTACACCTCACTACGCTACCCAACCCTACATTCCTGAACGAGTATCAACAAGGCCAGTTCAGGAGAGGCATTGATGGGAAAGTCTCGGCCTTTGAGATCAAGTGGATGAGCcgtgtcgagggcgcgctcgagggcgagtgCGTCTTCAAGAGAATTCGATGA